A part of Candidatus Nanoarchaeia archaeon genomic DNA contains:
- a CDS encoding RNase J family beta-CASP ribonuclease, producing MAVEIITVGGYDVVGRNCTAIKIDDDVIVFDIGIHLESYIQLTEDEDIKKFEVEDLIKVKAIPDLSVIEHWKDKIRAIIPSHAHLDHVGAIPFLAGRYKAPIICTPFTAAVLRAIIRDEKIPFKNRIKTVNTGSSIKITKDITAEFITVTHSTPQTAMVALHTKHGIIVYANDFKFDMSPTLGKTPDLKRLRQLGQKGVYALVVESTYADDDRKMPSESVAKEMLRDAILDDEKEVQAILVTTFSSHIARLKSIIELGKKLGRKVIFLGRSLAKYVNAAEEVGIVHFSKEIEIVKYGNNIRKRLNELQPRKKKYLIVVTGHQGEPKATLAKIARDVFKFRLDHRDKVIFSCNVIPTPTNEKNREHLERDLKHRRIRIFKGIHVSGHAARQDLQDLLEMLKPEHIIPSHGEEKMRKSLAGLCKEMGWKKNIHLLAEGQHAVLK from the coding sequence ATGGCAGTTGAGATTATAACAGTCGGCGGTTACGATGTTGTCGGAAGAAACTGCACAGCGATAAAGATTGACGATGACGTGATTGTGTTTGATATCGGGATTCATCTTGAGAGTTACATCCAGCTGACAGAGGATGAGGACATCAAGAAGTTTGAAGTTGAGGATCTTATCAAGGTAAAGGCAATTCCTGACCTTTCGGTGATAGAGCATTGGAAGGACAAAATAAGGGCAATCATACCGTCTCATGCTCATCTCGACCATGTCGGCGCCATCCCTTTTCTTGCAGGACGCTATAAGGCCCCAATCATCTGCACACCCTTCACAGCAGCAGTGCTTCGCGCAATCATCAGGGATGAAAAAATACCGTTCAAGAACCGGATAAAGACCGTGAACACGGGGTCATCCATAAAGATAACAAAAGACATCACCGCAGAGTTTATCACAGTAACCCATTCCACGCCGCAGACAGCGATGGTTGCGCTCCATACAAAGCACGGCATCATCGTGTATGCAAACGATTTCAAGTTCGATATGAGCCCGACTCTTGGAAAAACCCCTGATCTGAAGCGGCTAAGGCAGCTTGGCCAGAAGGGAGTGTATGCGTTGGTTGTGGAGTCAACCTATGCTGATGATGACCGCAAGATGCCCTCAGAGTCTGTGGCAAAGGAAATGTTGAGGGACGCCATCCTGGATGACGAGAAAGAGGTGCAGGCAATCCTCGTGACAACATTCTCGTCGCATATTGCACGGCTCAAATCCATCATCGAGCTTGGGAAAAAGCTTGGCCGGAAGGTTATCTTTTTAGGCAGATCGCTGGCAAAATACGTCAATGCTGCTGAAGAGGTCGGGATTGTCCACTTCTCAAAGGAGATAGAGATTGTCAAGTATGGTAATAATATCCGCAAGAGGCTCAATGAGCTGCAGCCTAGGAAGAAGAAATACCTGATCGTAGTCACAGGCCATCAGGGCGAGCCAAAAGCAACATTGGCAAAGATTGCAAGGGATGTCTTCAAGTTTCGGCTTGACCACCGGGATAAGGTGATTTTCTCTTGTAATGTCATCCCCACGCCAACAAACGAGAAGAACCGGGAACATCTGGAAAGGGATCTGAAGCACCGGCGCATCAGAATCTTTAAAGGCATCCATGTGTCAGGCCATGCGGCAAGGCAGGATCTTCAGGATCTTCTTGAGATGCTTAAGCCAGAGCACATCATCCCTTCTCATGGGGAAGAAAAGATGAGGAAGTCCCTTGCAGGCCTCTGTAAAGAGATGGGCTGGAAAAAGAATATCCACCTCCTTGCTGAAGGCCAGCATGCGGTGCTGAAGTAA
- a CDS encoding AbrB/MazE/SpoVT family DNA-binding domain-containing protein, producing MKRKLVKQGLSALTITIPSSWVRKNNLKAGDEVDVLERDTSLTISKEGRTELNEITVDLTGLLPRLADRFMARAYQKGYDRIILKSEDPDLLQAVKNKVPELMGYEIINSMKNQVEVQILSAQLDLDFDTLLRRALLILKDMLQTCHDAWKAGDKKSLDGIFYQDYDVNKFMYFCLRQLNTSQKLMTFGRSILYYLIETLEDLGDELKALGKVLAQLPPHKAVLGILNKLIEMYQLSYEFFYTPDRKKAKQAYMLSKEISELIDAQLSNTNLLMVKALISLEFSNRIIYHLTTMRLDTLKGLGGQ from the coding sequence ATGAAGAGGAAACTCGTGAAACAGGGCTTGAGTGCGCTCACCATCACTATCCCTTCTTCGTGGGTGCGAAAAAATAACCTTAAAGCAGGAGACGAGGTTGATGTGCTGGAGAGAGATACCTCTCTGACGATTTCGAAAGAAGGAAGGACAGAATTAAATGAAATCACTGTGGATCTTACTGGGCTTCTGCCGCGGCTTGCAGACCGCTTTATGGCACGCGCATACCAGAAGGGTTATGATCGTATTATCCTGAAATCAGAGGATCCTGATCTCCTTCAGGCAGTTAAGAACAAGGTTCCTGAACTCATGGGGTATGAAATCATTAACAGCATGAAGAACCAAGTAGAGGTTCAAATCCTTTCAGCCCAGCTTGATTTGGATTTTGACACACTCTTGCGGCGGGCCCTCCTCATCCTCAAAGACATGCTCCAGACCTGCCATGATGCCTGGAAAGCGGGGGACAAAAAGTCTCTGGACGGGATTTTCTATCAGGACTATGATGTGAATAAATTCATGTATTTCTGCCTTCGCCAGTTAAACACCAGCCAGAAACTTATGACATTTGGTCGCTCCATCCTTTATTATCTTATTGAAACCCTAGAAGACCTGGGTGATGAGCTCAAAGCACTTGGCAAGGTGTTGGCGCAATTACCCCCTCATAAGGCCGTTCTTGGCATATTGAACAAGCTTATTGAAATGTATCAGTTAAGCTATGAGTTCTTCTATACCCCCGACAGAAAAAAGGCAAAACAGGCATATATGCTCAGCAAAGAAATATCCGAGCTTATTGATGCCCAGCTTTCAAACACAAATCTTCTTATGGTTAAGGCGTTGATATCTCTGGAATTCTCGAACCGGATTATTTACCATTTAACCACTATGCGCCTGGATACTCTTAAGGGCCTAGGTGGCCAGTAA
- a CDS encoding YbhB/YbcL family Raf kinase inhibitor-like protein → MNLSSTAFSDGEAIPSPFTCSGRDIAPSLSISDVPGQAKSLSLIMDDPDAPVGTFVHWVVWNIPPDAKELGHGINKGVQGMTDFGRIGYGGPCPPSGKHRYYFKLYALDCMLQLSEHAGKRELEQAMKGHILAQAQLMGTYTR, encoded by the coding sequence ATGAACCTCAGCAGCACTGCATTCTCTGATGGCGAAGCCATCCCCTCTCCCTTCACCTGCTCAGGCAGGGATATAGCACCGTCACTCTCCATCTCAGATGTTCCAGGACAAGCCAAGAGCCTCAGCCTGATCATGGATGATCCTGACGCTCCTGTTGGAACCTTTGTCCATTGGGTCGTTTGGAATATACCTCCTGATGCGAAGGAACTTGGCCATGGGATAAACAAAGGTGTCCAAGGCATGACTGACTTCGGAAGGATAGGCTATGGAGGGCCTTGCCCGCCTTCAGGGAAGCATAGGTATTACTTCAAACTCTATGCACTTGACTGCATGCTCCAGCTGAGCGAACATGCAGGAAAAAGGGAACTTGAGCAGGCAATGAAGGGGCATATCCTGGCCCAGGCTCAGCTGATGGGCACGTATACACGTTAA
- a CDS encoding aspartate aminotransferase family protein — protein MRKKTDTREFLFRDAPPYPIEVADSKGSYLIDKNGKRYLDFTMGWCVGNAGWRKSQIRNAIQRFKGPEYVPPSYIYERWEDLAKKLSRLIGRQTACFRATGGTEAVEIALKMSRAYNKRRKFLAFKGAYHGQSIACLSLVKIPAHELHFGKFSEDYLQIDAKDWEKTTEEAVKLIKKREISAFISEPIICNLGVIVPPKEFFNRIMEACSETDTLFICDEVATGFGRTGKWFGFEHFGLEPDIITIAKGMSSGYGAIGATIARPEVAEPMRFDFSNYSTFGWHPFSVEACLANIEYIQQKGLVAKAAESGAYLMKRLSEFRPEGKGLCIGFDEPDPGIQQRCLEDRLIISAFDGRVVLFPSLDISRQEIDKAVEIIRKSRAGIC, from the coding sequence ATGCGCAAAAAAACTGATACAAGGGAATTCTTGTTTAGGGATGCTCCTCCCTACCCAATAGAGGTTGCGGATTCTAAGGGAAGTTACCTCATTGACAAAAACGGAAAGAGATACCTGGATTTCACAATGGGGTGGTGTGTTGGCAACGCAGGCTGGAGAAAAAGCCAGATCAGGAATGCCATTCAGAGATTTAAAGGGCCTGAGTACGTTCCGCCTTCCTATATCTATGAGCGATGGGAAGACCTCGCAAAAAAGCTCAGCAGGCTTATCGGCAGGCAGACGGCCTGCTTTAGAGCAACAGGAGGAACAGAAGCAGTTGAGATTGCATTAAAGATGTCGCGTGCATACAATAAAAGGAGGAAGTTTTTGGCCTTTAAAGGTGCATACCATGGCCAATCCATTGCCTGCCTCTCGCTTGTCAAAATCCCGGCCCATGAGCTGCATTTTGGAAAGTTCTCAGAAGACTATCTCCAAATCGACGCAAAAGATTGGGAAAAAACAACAGAAGAGGCTGTAAAACTCATCAAGAAGAGAGAAATCTCTGCATTCATCTCAGAACCAATCATCTGTAATCTGGGAGTCATAGTGCCTCCAAAAGAGTTCTTTAACAGAATCATGGAAGCATGCAGCGAAACAGACACCCTGTTCATCTGCGATGAGGTTGCAACAGGATTCGGCCGTACAGGAAAATGGTTCGGCTTCGAGCATTTCGGTCTGGAGCCAGACATCATCACAATCGCAAAAGGAATGAGCTCAGGCTATGGCGCGATTGGTGCAACAATAGCCAGACCAGAAGTCGCTGAGCCCATGCGTTTTGATTTTAGCAATTATTCAACCTTTGGCTGGCACCCATTTTCTGTAGAAGCTTGCCTTGCAAACATCGAGTATATTCAGCAGAAGGGCCTTGTCGCGAAGGCTGCTGAAAGCGGAGCATATCTCATGAAAAGGCTGTCAGAGTTCAGGCCTGAAGGAAAGGGGCTGTGCATTGGCTTCGATGAGCCGGATCCCGGAATTCAGCAGCGATGCTTGGAGGATAGATTGATCATTTCTGCATTCGATGGAAGAGTAGTTTTGTTCCCAAGCCTTGATATCTCAAGACAAGAGATTGACAAAGCAGTGGAGATAATCAGGAAATCTAGGGCTGGTATCTGTTAA
- the purF gene encoding amidophosphoribosyltransferase, protein MTELQHGCGVFGIYGHPDAAELTRWGLHAVQHRGQESAGIVSAYASDAGRRQPNQKLGMGLAFQAIQEADLANLLGDYAVGHVRYSTDGGSCLANAQPILQHIRDGWAALCHNGTLYNAHLAKEQLPQAQFEYIGDSDSEVILHKISLSSQRSLEGRIRDGFAGLKGSASLAGMLDGKLWAFRDPSGNRPLVLGKFPDKGYPTVVASETVAFDIIQAEYSREVNPGELVVIDAEGVHSHQLFPPFAPFFPCIFELVYFSRPDSFVFLTSPTKYRNECGHILARKDPADADVVVSVPDSGTDGAIGYAEESGIPYERGIIRSHYVGRGFIEPSQCMREFAARLKYNPNPSIINNRRVIVVDDSLVRGTTIKKIASMLWRVGASEIHLRIASPVWIDSCTYGIDAPDPENLLGYKYRNLPYQEMKEKIAEHLKITSFACLEPLDLFLPESLPSHMRSNGDSLDTLCACTKCFTGYAAIHEAYDNQSILPIPQTL, encoded by the coding sequence ATGACTGAGCTCCAGCACGGATGCGGCGTGTTTGGGATTTACGGGCATCCTGATGCTGCGGAATTAACCCGTTGGGGGCTTCATGCAGTCCAGCACCGGGGGCAAGAAAGCGCCGGAATCGTTTCTGCTTATGCTTCTGATGCCGGGCGCCGCCAGCCTAACCAAAAGCTCGGTATGGGTCTTGCATTTCAGGCTATCCAGGAAGCAGACTTAGCCAACCTTTTAGGAGATTATGCAGTTGGCCATGTCCGCTATTCTACGGATGGAGGCTCTTGCTTAGCCAATGCCCAACCGATATTACAGCATATTCGGGATGGCTGGGCTGCTTTGTGCCATAATGGAACTTTGTATAACGCGCATCTGGCCAAAGAACAACTTCCCCAGGCCCAATTTGAATATATCGGGGATTCAGACTCAGAGGTTATCCTCCATAAGATCTCCCTTTCATCTCAACGTTCCTTGGAGGGCCGTATCCGGGATGGGTTTGCCGGATTGAAGGGATCAGCTTCTTTGGCCGGCATGCTGGATGGAAAACTGTGGGCTTTCCGGGACCCTTCAGGGAACAGGCCCCTGGTCCTTGGCAAATTTCCGGATAAAGGCTACCCCACTGTCGTAGCATCTGAGACCGTTGCTTTTGATATTATCCAAGCTGAATATTCGAGAGAGGTTAATCCCGGCGAACTGGTTGTCATCGATGCAGAAGGGGTTCATAGCCATCAGCTTTTTCCTCCCTTTGCCCCTTTTTTCCCATGCATCTTTGAGCTTGTTTATTTCTCCCGCCCGGATTCTTTTGTTTTCCTAACCTCCCCAACCAAATACCGAAATGAGTGCGGCCATATTCTTGCAAGGAAAGACCCAGCAGATGCGGATGTTGTTGTTTCTGTTCCAGATTCCGGAACAGACGGGGCCATCGGCTATGCTGAAGAGTCCGGAATCCCTTATGAGCGTGGCATTATACGAAGCCATTATGTGGGGAGGGGATTTATTGAGCCCAGCCAATGCATGCGTGAATTTGCTGCCCGTTTAAAATATAATCCTAACCCTTCTATTATAAACAACCGCCGCGTCATTGTTGTTGATGACTCCCTTGTTCGCGGCACTACTATAAAGAAGATTGCGTCCATGCTATGGCGCGTCGGAGCTTCTGAGATTCATCTGCGAATCGCATCTCCTGTGTGGATTGACTCCTGTACTTACGGGATTGATGCCCCTGATCCGGAGAACCTCCTTGGTTATAAATATCGGAATCTTCCTTATCAGGAAATGAAAGAAAAGATTGCTGAACATCTGAAAATAACCTCTTTTGCTTGTTTGGAGCCTCTTGATTTGTTCCTTCCTGAGTCCCTTCCATCCCATATGCGATCCAACGGGGATTCCTTGGACACTCTTTGCGCCTGCACAAAATGCTTTACCGGTTATGCCGCTATCCATGAAGCATACGATAATCAATCCATTCTTCCGATACCACAAACCTTATAA
- the pcn gene encoding proliferating cell nuclear antigen (pcna): MKAILAEPRYFKESISVISDLVNEAKFTATKEGLNLIAMDPANVAMVVFKMVSSAFTEYNVPKNVEFAINLSNLKQILRRVSPNDMIGLELADNKLRIDLKGSTSRTFHLPLIEVEERKQKIPELQFPISVMTTSQILNNAIEDANVVADSLTLIGDQKKLNITAEGDLNKVSIEIPADEITRIKADNEDKVKAKYSVEYLKKMMGGAKIADEVEILFNKDYPLKVSYTVTDRLNLTFILAPRVEND; the protein is encoded by the coding sequence ATGAAAGCAATCTTAGCAGAGCCGCGATACTTTAAGGAGAGCATTTCTGTCATATCAGACCTTGTGAACGAAGCAAAATTCACTGCAACCAAAGAGGGCCTTAACCTAATTGCAATGGATCCTGCAAACGTGGCTATGGTCGTCTTCAAGATGGTGTCAAGCGCGTTTACAGAGTACAATGTCCCGAAAAATGTTGAATTCGCAATAAACCTCAGCAATCTCAAGCAGATTCTCCGGAGGGTTTCCCCAAACGACATGATAGGCCTTGAGCTTGCAGACAACAAGCTCAGGATAGACCTGAAAGGAAGCACATCAAGGACGTTCCATCTTCCGCTGATTGAGGTTGAGGAGAGGAAGCAGAAGATTCCAGAGCTTCAATTCCCCATCAGTGTCATGACAACTTCCCAAATACTGAATAATGCCATTGAAGACGCCAATGTTGTTGCAGACTCTCTTACGCTGATAGGAGACCAGAAAAAGCTCAACATCACTGCCGAGGGAGACCTCAACAAGGTATCAATCGAGATCCCTGCTGACGAGATAACACGCATCAAGGCTGACAATGAAGACAAGGTCAAGGCAAAATACTCCGTAGAGTACCTCAAAAAGATGATGGGAGGGGCAAAGATTGCAGATGAGGTGGAAATCCTCTTCAACAAGGACTATCCGCTCAAGGTATCCTACACAGTCACCGACAGGCTGAATCTTACGTTTATTCTTGCTCCAAGAGTGGAGAACGACTGA
- a CDS encoding PRC-barrel domain-containing protein → MLKLKRISETYDMKVFTDTGEYFGDIEETMLTQTKVSGWRVKATKGSYLAKALGSAKGVIVPHQLVRSIGDIMIISKAAVPSYNPEEEEGAAQA, encoded by the coding sequence ATGCTAAAGCTGAAGAGAATATCAGAAACATATGATATGAAGGTATTTACAGATACCGGAGAATATTTCGGAGATATTGAGGAGACAATGCTTACCCAGACAAAGGTATCCGGATGGCGCGTAAAAGCCACAAAAGGCTCCTACCTTGCCAAGGCCCTTGGATCTGCGAAAGGGGTTATTGTCCCCCACCAGCTTGTCAGGAGCATTGGGGATATTATGATTATCAGCAAGGCTGCTGTCCCTTCCTACAATCCTGAGGAAGAGGAAGGCGCTGCTCAGGCATGA